The genomic window ttatattaaatttaatataaattttatttaaatttagaaatatCAATTTATTGTATGCACttgcagacaaaaacaaaacaaaacaacctgTGGCCTTCGCATCCAGTTTAAAGGAACAATGTAACAATCAGTAATAGAGTTTAGGAAAGCTCACTCACCCTGTGTGACTGATGAGGGTGAAGAAGATACTGTGAGTTGCAGGGAGGGAAGTACAACCTTGTTTCCTTCAGTAACCAAACTATAACTATCAATCTGCAAGCCATTAGATGGAGTGATGCTGAATGCTGAACCAATAGACGGTGCTTGGTCCTGCACCGAAACGTCCTTCCTCAAATCTTCTTCTTTCACCTCTACATCCGTCCCATTGACACTGCAATGAAATGAAGAGTAGGCCAGTGCAGGGTCTGCCGTTCCCCCTTTCTCCTGTGCTGCACCGTCCATCTCCACATCTGTAGGTCTGCAAGCCAAAGACTGGAGTCCCAAATTCATGCCACTGAACAAGACGTGTCCCGTGGAGGAGAGAAATGAAGGGGTGCCGTTGTGGAAAACAGAGGCAGGTGAGTGAACTGAGACTCCGTTGAAGATGACGGAGGGTGGAGAGATAGAGGTCCTGCTGTCTGCAACCTGCTGGACGATCACTCCGGCGTCCAGAGAGCCGGAGCAGAGAGGCAGAGCTGTGTTACTCACTGGCCCATCAGCGCAGGTGGACATCGGGCATGGAGAGAGAGACTCCTGACCTTTACTGCTCTCATCCTCCGTACTGTGATTTCCATCCGACTCGCTGAGAGAAAGAGTAAAGGACAGAGAGGTCAGTAGACTTTCTCTCATTATATAAGATGTCGACTTGGTCCATATTCTTAATTACAAGTGCAAGTTATCAGGTAATTTGGTAAACATTAGTATTAGATACCAAAAAGTgaataaacaaactaatttaattgaCAAATAAGACAAATAGTtgtcttaaattaaatattaataagacCAAAGAAATGATTGTTGATTTTAGTAGATATCCGCAACAAACGGTGCCAGTGATTATACAGGAGTCAGCAATTGAGATTCTTTTATCGTATAGGTAACTGGGTATATATCTGAATAACAAGCTCGATTTGTCTGAAAATACAACTCGAGTGTATAAGAACGGTTAGAGTCGCATTCATTTCTTAAGACAACTGAGGTCCTTTGGTGTGTGTCAGACACTGTTAAAGACTTTTTATGATTCTGTGGTGTCTGTGATTACCCACTATAGAAGAGATTGCACATGATCGGATGATGGACATATTTGTCAGTATGATGAGCCATGATATTCATCCCCTTTTTGAAAGAGTCCAAGCATGTGCAAGCTCCTTTAGTCCAAAAGTAATTCAACCCCGGTGTTACAGAGAAACATACAGGAAGTCTTCTTTACCTACAGTGATCAGATTGTATAATCAAAGTCAAAGATGAATTATGCTGAATTGTATATTAGATATGGACGAGTGTCAACTCGTTGTTTGAAACTAAGGTGTGCAGtttgaatgtaattttattattgtttttatatttatgtaacttATTTTATATATCTTTAGTATGGAGAGCTCTGCTGTGACGTGAATTTTCCATTTGGGATTATtaaagtcaaacaaacaaacaaacaaacaaacaaacaaacaaacaaacaaacaaacaaacaaatatactttaaaatgtgatGTGACAAAACAGTGGTCATAAAAAGCTGTTGAGATTGAGAGCTTGCTCAATTCAAATAACCTGAAATCATAGGCTTTTCTACACTAGCTTAAGCTGATTCTTTTTgtcattaaattttattaatcAACACTTCTTAACATTTATACtactttattcattttatatgttttattttgtttagctaAACTGAACAGGATTTGGACccacaaaatatatacaattttagtCCACTTGACTAACTAGTTTTacttattttcaaacaaaataaatacatttagctTGAATaagcttttttacattttatagtcCTTAAAGAGGCAAAATTATACGTTAACCAACAAAAGTGTTGGTCAAAAGTGTGTGAGAGaactaaacaaaacagtttttttttttttttacattatacatAATTTGACAAGTATTTACCAGTATTTACAAGTATAACATAGCTCTATGCATGCCAGGTTTCAAAATCaccttatttaaaatttaaaaataattgtaataaatctgggaaataaataaataaattcatgatattttttaaatgtctgcaaTTTGCAAACTATGGCATGTCTGGAATTTTTATGTATCTCATATGGTCCAAAATGGACGCTAATGTGTTATGATGGCTAACAAAAAATGAGGAATTCCAGTTTCACGCTCAATTGAACAAAACCAACTAAATCAcaatcatcaacaacaacaaaaacaacaacaacaaaaactaatacaaattcaactacactctcagaacaagtggtacaatgttgtactaaagaaggtacaaacccttgtcactgggggagtacctttttatgggacagaattgtaccttaaaacaaagaagcaaatttgtaccattgcagtttgtacattTAAGGACATGATTCGTACCACGGGAAACCACAATGtccctttggtttttaaaacctgcagatacaatattgtaccttcatcaaaggtacaaatctgatccataaaAGTGTCAAACTCAACAGTGTTAAAAATGCctaccaaacatttatttaaaatgccttaaatgtttagtttgttttaccagttgtttagTATTATTgcattatagaacttaataatgaatgttaatacatgttttatacattaaatgattattgttttaatatggaaattattcatacaaTCACTTTGGCTTTCCAGTAATGTTTATTATTGTGATATTATTTGTGATAAAGAAGGAGTTGTTTAACACTTATGTACATTTTATGTgaaaacaattgtgtaccttcatttcatcATACCATAAAAGGTGCAGAACAATATCATAAGAGGTATTTTCTGTACAATATACTGTAAGGTAcatttttacaaaggtacaaagctgttccttaaggaacattatttgtaccaccgtgtacttttttttgagtgtgtagaATGGGCAAGTCCTCAGGTTTCTTTCTACAAATAATTGATTTGTATAGACCCCCTAAAGATGTGGCTGTGAAAATACATTTTAGATAGAGGTCCCTTTCTCGTTTGTTGTGATTGTGATCTAAACTGTCTGAAAGGAATTGtcaaaattcattttaattcatcaaacaaaataatcttaatgaCGGTTATTTCCTGTATGGCTTGCTGAAAGATTTttattgcatatttaaataactgttttGACGATGTTGAAGTAAGCTACTGTATGCAAAACACTCACAGTGACGCCTTAAGAACTATTGGCAGAATACTGACTAATGAACGAAATTTTCCTTCTGCAAAAACAGTGGCCTGTATGAGCGCATGGTGACGCAGCTACAGGAAGATGTAGACGGGAGCGCGCACAGACAAATGGAGAGGTGAGTATCCACTTCACACCGCGGGACCCCCGAGATCAGAGCCTTGATGTGTCAGCGGTAATCCTGTCTACAATACAGACTCTTTTACGCATTCACGCACGCTCGCCATTTGGCGCAATAAGTCCTATGGCGACACTAGCCCGCGATCACAGCATGACTTCACAAATGGTCAGTTTTATGCCCACAGTGTCCTACGCCAAACGGAGGGCCGTCGGCGACGAGAGGTTAAATTTAGCTGATATTTCACAGTCCGATACTGCGCGATTCATCCACTGACGATATTTCACAGCGACTTCAGCTGTTCGGACATAAATTCGTAGTTGAGAGAGAAGGGCGCGATTGGTGAATGACTGGAGCAGCTGTTGACTCCGACAGGACCTCCACAACTGTCCTGTTTCTCTTCACAGTCAGCCGAAAGATTTTGACGTTTAAGTTTTTAGTGTTGGTCATTTGATAGTTCACCAATGAAAATTATGCCATCATTTATACATCAAGCCTCTATCTTCTGTCGAATAGCTACACACAATTATATAGGGGAGTGGTAACTAGACTGCTGGTACCCACTTCCAGCTTCTTGTTTTTACCTAATGTGGAATTCGTGGCACCGCAACTGTCTGAATTGTTcacacattattaaaaaatagacaataatataaatatcaataataaattgCTGCAGATGAATCTAATAGAACAGAGGATCCATACTGAATTGGGGCTCCTATAGGTCTATTTAGGCTAGAAACGCCTGGCATTGCCTATAAATATGACGCATTTTCCTCACAACCCCCacttttggcattgaagaaaaacccACTATAACAGAAAAGGGTTTTAGTGATAGCACTGCAGCCGCGGTTAGCACTTAAATAGAACTAAAGGAtacatttatttagtgtttttctgtaaattaCGCTTCAAATGCCCCAATTCCCACGAGTCAcaaaattatgattattaatgacAAAACATGATCAAAACGCTTCAGACAGCATGAGACATCATGTTTCTGTGAAcggaaaaatgtatttgtttgaggGAGGTCACGTTCACCAGGTGCGCTGAGCTTTGTTCACAAAGAGAAAAACATTAAAGTGAATCCTGTATTACCAGTGcgtatttatgtgtgtgcgttAAAGCAGAGTGCTGAAGAGGAGGTTTTCCTATCCCCTCTGGctaaaaagaaaagtaaatagTTGAGAGTAATTTATGTGGTGAGGCAAACCTTACGCGTCAATGGATCCTGAGTAGCTgctcactcaaaaataaacacacacatccacacgaGGCGGTGACTCACGCGATATACATTTTACGCACATATTTGGATGTGTATAATGGATAATGTCTTTAGAAATGCCCTTGAGCGCATAATTTTActacattgtttaaaaatatagaattaaatgttgtaattaaAGATTTACCCAAATGTTAAAGAATTGGTAAAGTTTGCACGCAGAAAACCATGACATAGTAAGAACTGCTTCATCTCAATGGTCTTGCCAATAAAAGTTCTTCTGTGTAAACTTTTTGACTGTTCATATATTCTCAACTAAAAGAGTAGACTATTTTTTCTAAACTTTCCTCACCTTTTGGACTGCGTCTCTGATGGGTTTCTGTCTCGCTGCCTCCTGTTTTTGAACCAGTTGCTGACTTGTGTCAAGGACAGTCCTGTGATCTTGGCCAGATTCCTCTTCTCGGCCGGGGACGGGTACCGGTTCTGCTTATAGAGATCCTTCAGCGCGTTCCTGGAGCGCTCTTTGAAGCAGTACACCGTCTCCTCTCCATCCCAGATGGTCCGGGGTAGGGGAAACTTTCGTCGGAGGCGATATTTATCTACTGCTCCCAGCGGTCTACCGCGGGCCTTCTCCGCCTCCGTGTACCGGGCTTTGTACCATAAGTCCTGCAGGGCAGAGTGACACGAGGGGCTGAAGCTGTGGCTCTCCAAGATGCTGTAAAGCTCCTGGTAGCGCGCCTGGTGGAAAGCCACGAGTGCCTGAGCGCGGAGGATACTCTCGTTACCGCGCAATAAGTCGCTCTGCGGGAGAGACCACAGAAAACGGGCGAGTCGGTCCACGTTGCCCCCCTGCTGAAGCGCCTCGCAAACACACGCAACCTGCTCCGGTGAGAAAGCCAAAGAGGTCGCGGTTACTGCGGGCGAACTGTGCGCAAACAAAGAGTCCATAGTTGGCATCTTGCGCGCCGGTGGAGAGGTCTGCTGGCCCACGCGCATCCCAGTGGCCACCGGACTGTCCAGAGTCAGGAGTTTGACGTGCTCCTGATTGGCCGTGGAGCTCTCGAGAAGCTCCGTGTACTTCACATTTTCCTTTTTGATGTCGCCTGGCACTGTCACTTCACTAGAGGAAACAGACATTGTTTTTGTTCTTCACCTCAGATTCCTTTAGTCCGTCACCCCGCCTCGTTTCTGCCCAAGCTGATCAGGTTACCCGTGCGCCATGCGAGTGATATCGGGTGTCTTTGTAAGTGGATAGCTTTCCCCTTTCGCTCCAGCAGCGTGACTTGTTCTCAGTCCGATAGTTTGGAGGGACGCACATGATTGGCTGCTCGGAATTTCAAAAGGGGCGGGGCGATCTTAGCTTCAAGGCGAATCCATTgaaataaagctgtcaatcagCCGTGACGCGCTGCCGCGGCTCACCTGCGCTATAGGTGAGATCTCATTCGAGGCTTTTGTCCGCTGCTGAGTGTTTACTCTGGGCTTAACAGACTCAGACTGCTTATACAACAGACACTTCAAACGACACAGACATTAACAAAACGACAAGCCCTACCCCTTAGTTCATTTTCCATGCGTTTGAAATTTGGATCTTGCTCTACTAGGTTTTTCTGGTAAAAAAAAGTTAGttaaagctttctaaatcagTTCTTTTAAAGTGTGTacaaataagtgtgtgtgtttagtttgtTTGCTATAGAAAAAAGGGACCACTTGAAAAATTCTCACTTCTACCGGATTCATATATGGTTTTGAGTAAACTGTTTAATATTGGTTTTAATCtctatatttttctttctttcagaaAATGATCtggtcaaaataaatgtttttctattttttcaGTCATTGTATTTTCATgtcttctgaagttaaaacactGGGATGtccaaacatttaaataatcacGTCTGAAATCACAGCATCTTTTTTGTGTTACAATTAgttaagtattttacagtattaaactaaaatgtattagccTACATAGTACAAAACTACTGTAAACTGAGAATTATCAACTGGTCACCTATTGTTTCCATTGCTGTATCCAATTAGGTCCCTATTCCCAATCTGACAACACTTATgaagcatctatctatctatctatctatctatctatctatctatctatctatctatctatctatctatctatctatctatctatctatctatctatctatctatctatctatctgtctgtctgtctgtctgtctgtctgtctgtctgtctgtctgtctgtctgtctgtctgtctgtctgtctgtctgtctgtctgtctgtctgtctgtctgtctgtctgtctgtctgtctgtctgtcatctttttgtccgtccgtctgtccgtccgtccatccatccatctctctctgtctgtctttctgtctgtctgtatttctatatatctatctatcattctgttaATTCGTCTATCTTTCTATCGCTCTGCCTCTCAGTTTGTCCATCCTGTCTAGAATAGATGAAGTTCACAAGTGCGCAGTGTTTGTGTGGGAACGAATGTATTGCGCATGTTTGTTTCCACCAGGAGGGTTTTATATGTAACACGCGACTGGATGCCGAAGACAGCGCTGCAGAGTGCATTGATCACTATTTATTCTCTTCCCGAAGGAttctaaaataacaataaaatggaTGATCAGGGATGCCCGAGGTGCAAGACGACAAAATACAGAAACCCGTCTCTGAAGCTGATGGTGAATGTGTGCGGACACACGCTGTGAGTACCTGCTGTCAGATTTCATGGCCAAAGCTTGGCAAAAATGAAACCTTTACACAACCAGAAGTGAGCctttatgggtgtgtgtgtgtgtgtgtgtgtgtgtgtgtgtgtgtgtgtgtgtgtgtgtgtgtgtgtatgtgtatgtgtgtgtgtgctacaaTTAAGTTGGCGTTTTAATCTGTAAAAGCAGTAAACGTGTTTTTCATTAACTTATTTTGTACTTAAACAACGGTAACAACGAATTAACCAGTTTTTACCCCAAATTGATGGTTTAAACATGGTATTTGAACATATTAAACATGGTTAATATATATCTGCTTCAGCTTATAGGAAGTTACCATGGTATTTTTTTGTTCTgctttaataataatgttgttaacaTTGTAAAAATGTGCTTCAGGTTGTATAAAAGGCCTtcattattttgactttaaatttGACACACGAACTAGACTGGCAACAGTCAAATACCAATTCTGTCAACTGACCCATAACAGCTGTattatagtaataacaataactaGCAACTGTATTATTTTGGTGGAAGTTGCTACTAAGGTAAAGACAGAAGAAGACCTTTCattaacactttacagtaaggatacatttgttaacattagttaataaaactgaATTAATGGTGAAAACCTTTATACAGAATTTATTAATCTTAGATGATTTTAATGCTTAACAACTCATTGCATTAAAAGTCAATTTGGGACTCAACTGTTTACATGAATGAAAACGATATTGCATTTAAGTTGTatgataaaaataacaataatatattaaattctgTAACAAATATAACTATTGTTTTTCCACTGTTCAGGGTTCAAtgttaaggattttttctactggcctgatTGGGAAAAGATTGTCAAGACATCATCTGTggtgtgaatctagaatttataatataatatttagataaatataataatacatatttataatataataaaataatttaatacatgtaaaatgagcaaaattcaacatattatgtaaacaaaaataacaatatgaaaaaagtgcaggtattttattgtaaaacaaaagatggctgactTGCCAAGCTGATGGCAAACGGCAAAACATCACTCTATTTTTATTTCGTTGTGTTGTACCCACATAAATGTCTgtttccaagacgttagaaacatgTTTTCTTTTAGCTTCATAATTTTATGTTGCCATCTCTTTGCTTTTTCGAAACAGtttcacaacatccaatcagataagagcaaccaaaaagcaatatgggtGTTTATGGcttcacagagaaggtagcatttaaaggcttaaaagcacaaactctCGATTCTAAGACGTCGAAgatgtatttgcacgcaattgagaAATAGTTGCAGGCAaataaactttagtgacaaggcagcacagtaaccatcctgtctactgtcctgagcatctctcacgctggccctgagCCATTGGGCAGTTCTTCATGTTGAGCCCtgctgttacagtttttctcagtagcTTTGGTCCGTtactcacaacaccagtgcatttctgcacaacagttaatgcatttttcaaaaaaattagtacaaactgcaaaacctagctgataacatgcaaaagcgcgtcacattctcaaaatggatagttaattcctcaaaagcaagtattcatgtcaatcaaagtatcagtgtcatcaaaatgaaaagttctgacaccattgtttatgaacaagatagtcaaatggctttgtcttgttttcattATGAAAGTtcactctgtacattttttcaatgcaaaaaaagtcagattttgttgacacttcctgaaaatgctcaagacagcactatatactatttgcacagccatttgaaaactac from Danio rerio strain Tuebingen ecotype United States chromosome 13, GRCz12tu, whole genome shotgun sequence includes these protein-coding regions:
- the six4a gene encoding homeobox protein SIX4a — encoded protein: MSVSSSEVTVPGDIKKENVKYTELLESSTANQEHVKLLTLDSPVATGMRVGQQTSPPARKMPTMDSLFAHSSPAVTATSLAFSPEQVACVCEALQQGGNVDRLARFLWSLPQSDLLRGNESILRAQALVAFHQARYQELYSILESHSFSPSCHSALQDLWYKARYTEAEKARGRPLGAVDKYRLRRKFPLPRTIWDGEETVYCFKERSRNALKDLYKQNRYPSPAEKRNLAKITGLSLTQVSNWFKNRRQRDRNPSETQSKSESDGNHSTEDESSKGQESLSPCPMSTCADGPVSNTALPLCSGSLDAGVIVQQVADSRTSISPPSVIFNGVSVHSPASVFHNGTPSFLSSTGHVLFSGMNLGLQSLACRPTDVEMDGAAQEKGGTADPALAYSSFHCSVNGTDVEVKEEDLRKDVSVQDQAPSIGSAFSITPSNGLQIDSYSLVTEGNKVVLPSLQLTVSSSPSSVTQGVVDCSSPVCQERLQLTSLEPSSTLYSLGNIHTLSAVKKEPLEPPGGFLYHLGYSSDPTHSSPLLAQTDLPTEFRGHTDHMTSSVNGDFLCAVSEGGKGEMEEEEEKQLTKLKTVHLEEEMTDL